CGGTCCGAACGGCCTGCCGGAACGGTGCCTCGTCTACGTCGGGTGGGACAATGACAACAGCATGCACAACGGCCACCCGGAGCGGGCCGACGCCAATTTGACCGCGCTGCTCGACGTGCTGGCCGCTTCGCCGTGGTTCACGACGCCGGACGGCCGGGGGCGCTATCCGGCCTTCTTTTTCTGCTACGACGAGGACGACGAGAGCGAGGGCAACCGCGTCTTTGCGGCGCTGTGGGGGCGGGGCGTCCGCCGCGGGCTCGGGTCGGCCGTCCGGCACACGCACTACGGGTTCTGCCGGACCGTGAGCGAGAACTGGGCGCTCCCGGTCCTCGGACAGGCGGCGCGCGAGGCGCCGATCGCGGAGGTCTGGTCGTAAGGCAGGAGTTGCCGGCCGTCCGGCGTAGTAGCCCCGGCAAGGTTCGCCGGGCCACTGACGCCGGATCCGTTGCAGCATTCGACGCCGCATCGTCGGGGGAACGTGATCGCACACGCGAGGCGCGGCCGACCCGGGCCCTCCCTTCTGCTCATCGTATTCTGCGCGGCCGCGCTGGGACTCGGACACGGCGCACCGGCCCGGGCCGCGCCCGCTGCGCTGCTGCGGGTGATCGCCGACGGCGAGGAGATCGCGCTCGCCGGCGACACGATCGTGCAGGACGACGTGGTGATGGCGCCGATCCCGGGGCTCTTCGCGCCGCTCGGGATCCGCGCCGCGTGGGATCCCCGCGCGCGTGTCCTCGTGTTGCAGAGTCCGGCCGGCGACACGATGGAGCTGCGCGCGGACGATCCGTACGCCACGGTCGACGGCGAGCGGCGGCCCATTCCTGTGCCTCTCGTGGCGGTCCTCGACCGTGTCCTCATCCCGGTGCAGTGGGTCTTCGACGCCCTGGGCGATGTCACGTACTACGACACGATCCACCGCACGCTCTTCATCAACGCGCAGATCACGGCGGTCTCCTGGCGCGCGGCGAACGACGGCCTCGAGGTGGCCCTGCAGGCGACGGCGCCGCTGCACCCCCGCCTCGGCGCGCTGCACGCGCCGGAGCGGCTCGTGGTCGACGTCCCCGGCGCCGTCGCCCGAACGCCGCAGCCGGTCACGGACGTGCACGAAGGGCCGCTGGCGACGATCCGGATGGGCCAGTCGGCGACCGGCGCGCGCATCGTCTTCGACCTGAGCGGGCCGGCACGATACCGCGTGTTGTCGGCGCCGGCCGACCGCCGCCTCGTGATCGCCCTGGGCGCGGGTGCGCCCGCGCCGCCGGGGAACCTCGCCGCGTCCGGGCGCAAGGTGCTCGACATCGCGTACGAGTCGCTCACGGGCGGCGGCCGGGTGATCGTCACGGCGACGCAGCCGGTCCGGGCCGCGGAGCATGTGCTCCGCGGCCCGGACCGCGTCGTTCTCGACGTCCCGGACGCGGTCTTCATCCCGATCAAGAAGGCCCTCGACGTCAACGACGGCCTCGTCGTCCAGGTGCGCGCGGCGCAGTTCCACAAAGACCCCAACATCGTCCGGATCGTGGTCGAGTTGAGCCGGCCGGTGCCGTACCTCGTGCACCCGGGCGACGATCCCACGCAGACGGTGATCGATCTCGGGGCCGCCGTTCAGCCCGGGCCGCCCGCGGCCGGCGGGCGGGGACCGTTGGTGGTGGCGATCGACGCCGGCCACGGCGGCAG
The sequence above is a segment of the bacterium genome. Coding sequences within it:
- a CDS encoding N-acetylmuramoyl-L-alanine amidase family protein — its product is MIAHARRGRPGPSLLLIVFCAAALGLGHGAPARAAPAALLRVIADGEEIALAGDTIVQDDVVMAPIPGLFAPLGIRAAWDPRARVLVLQSPAGDTMELRADDPYATVDGERRPIPVPLVAVLDRVLIPVQWVFDALGDVTYYDTIHRTLFINAQITAVSWRAANDGLEVALQATAPLHPRLGALHAPERLVVDVPGAVARTPQPVTDVHEGPLATIRMGQSATGARIVFDLSGPARYRVLSAPADRRLVIALGAGAPAPPGNLAASGRKVLDIAYESLTGGGRVIVTATQPVRAAEHVLRGPDRVVLDVPDAVFIPIKKALDVNDGLVVQVRAAQFHKDPNIVRIVVELSRPVPYLVHPGDDPTQTVIDLGAAVQPGPPAAGGRGPLVVAIDAGHGGSDPGALGPSGAREKDVALAIAQKLRALLARQRIEAVMVRDADVFVPLDDRARIAARGGATVFISIHANAAVDANANGTQVFYLTPQSAPLAAAIADETGRAAGVASRGVAVARFAVLVDTPRIPAVLVETAFITNPREEQLLRDPAGQQLFAQGILNGLQRYVAAPAAAQP